The Gallus gallus isolate bGalGal1 chromosome 5, bGalGal1.mat.broiler.GRCg7b, whole genome shotgun sequence region TGCAAAGTTGGCAAGATCGGACACTTAACATCCAGAAGTTTCTCACTGCTGTTAACTTGGCTCAGTCTCCCAAAGTGtaaattcataaaataaacCTCAGTAAGCAGCTTTTTACTTCCAAGCACATGTTAACCGTAGCTTAATAAAACTTCCATATACCAGGGAAGTGGAAGCTGTGCTAAACATACTTCATTGCTTAATTCACTGTGGAATTTGCTGAATTTTGGACATTTGATCTTGCAGGTGTAATATTGCACTTGTGCTGTTCTTTATATGTTGACTGTTTCAGAATTTCATTcttgatgaaggaaaaaatgataaaGCAAATGACCCATGCAGCTTGAGTTCTTTTGACTTCATCTGTAATGCTCTGTAAACTCTTTGAACCCAGAAGCCCATCTTGGGTGCTGCCCGGGTGTGATGCATAAATAGCAAGTTATTTTGTGAGATTTAGTGTGACTTCCAAGATTTTCACATGAAGAGTGAAGGAGGAAGTCATGGCAAAGTCGTGTAACTATATAGTTCTAAACAACTACCttaattgtttgttttattaagtAATTTGTATCACTGTAGCATCTTCACACAAGATTATGAGGGCACTCTGCAAGCGTTGAGTTGCAAACTTGATGATACCTCTGAGATGAAGGCAAGCACTTCTCATTCTTccaattgggaaaaaaaaaggaatggacAATTTGCGATTGCAAGTCTATGATACAAATCCTTTACAACATTGCCAACTAAAGATATTCCTGTTCACTCTCAGTCCTATGATTCCTTCTGCCATGCCATTTAAAGTGTTTGCGTAGTCTTATGTTTAAATAGAGTTTATTTGTAACACTGTGTCCCAATGTAGTTCAGTTTTTCTGATTtggagcacagccccacagtgctgAATTGGCCAAACTAAGGGGAAAATAACCTATGGGGAAAGAGCCTCTTAACCAAGCTCATGATAAGTTAATTGGTTGTGCTGTAGGTTAATGGCATTGGGTCCTACTGAAGGTAGCAGCAAGAACTATTGGTTTAATCTGTGTGGATTTTGCCAGTCTTTAGTAAAGCTAAAAAAGAGAACTAAACCTGCAGAGACTTAAATGCAAAAAGCCCACATTTCTTCCCTTACTGAGCAAAAATATTCTGGCCATAGCATTTAATTTCCTGATGTGCTTATGTATTAATAATATAAAAACTAGACATTCTCtagttggaaaaaaagagaggtaCCTCTTTTTAATCTGAGGGATGCTAATCACAGATAATTAAATCACagataattaaatataaaattttgTCGCATCCTAAGCAAGGTGAATGAAACCAAgattttattatgaaaataagATGTCAGAGATATGGCTCTGGGAAAGTGCTGTGGAAAAATTGGTAATAAGGCCAAAGCAATGTGATGATAAAGTTGAGGCTTTCAGTCCCTCAGAAGACAGGAAATATAGTGTAATCCTTAATTCTGCACCTCTGCATCTCGGTGTCAGAACGGAGTTCCTCAATCTATCTTTCATGGACTTCAAGCTGTTTTGACAGTCTAGCAAGAACGGCCAGgtttaatgcatttctttcattgcttCTCTCAGCCACAGAATGTTCTTCCCTAGCTAAGCTTTTATCTGCAAATGGGGTTGCTTACTATAATAATGGGAAATAATTGTCTCTTTGAATTAGAGTCATTTCTTTCTATGGCACTCGTCACAGAAGTTATTGCAACGCGCTATGCAATAAACAGGATTCTCACATGTAGGAAGCAGACTACAGCCAAACGTTTATTGCAAGTGGCAACTCTGAACCAAGTCCATCATTGCAGCAAGGCTCTAAGCGCATTTTTGCCCATTTGGGTTTGTTGTGGCATGAGAGTGATCCTGCAGGAGTAGAACTCaaactcttggaaaaaatagttatttcacTGTAAGGTTGACAGAGGATTCTGGCTTCTCTTTACTAACCAACCAGCCAGATATTTGAACCAGCAGCTCAGAAATGAAGGCTTTTTGCTGTCCTCGGCGGTGCGCTGGTGCCAGGCGGGCTGTGTAACAGAAGTTCTAAAAGTCAGCTGCGTGGCAAAGAGTTGAACGTTTCTTTTTGTTCACTGTGCCTGCCTGcataactgcatttttttcttggatttaCAGCTTCTGTCAGCCCTGTACTTTTAAGAGGCAGTTCAGCTGATTTAGGAAGTGAATCAGTAGATTTAATGGACTACACTGATCTTACTTTAAACAGCTAATTTTCATTATCCCTGGGGCTATTTGAGACGAGCAGGGAAAGCGGGGCTGGTCTAATCTGATTACATTTCATTGTAGTCTCCAATGATTGACTATTTAGTACATTTGACTGGGAGAAAAAGCTCCTCACTTTTAAAACTACCAGACTGTATGGATTTAGTAAAAGCTGGAAGTGGTTTGCCGTCTTTATGGTGAAATGAGGTGGGCACAGTACAGGtggctaaaaataaaataactgaaagaaaaaaaatctacaacaAGAAATCCAGCCAGGTTCACTTCATTTGGAAGAAACACCACCCTTCTGCCTGAATTCTAACAGCACGACATGGCTTGGGCGCTCTGAGGAAGCCTTGTAGCTTTGTATCACGCGCTGCACCTAatcagaagagaggaagaagttACCTTCTTTTATGtcaatataaagaaaataaatgagaaaaatgtttctttctgcattcaGTAGACTCTTtaattctttgtgttttaattgACAAAAAAGCACTCTGCATAGATCTCATCTGTTCTGTAGTCTGAGGCAGTTGCGTTtactgcagagagctgtggtaGCTTTATTCTGTCGCTAGATCACAGTGTGTTTTCCAGGTACTTCTACTCTTTCCACTGGAAGAGTTTAATAAAGCTCTCTGAAAAGCCATTGTGAAGTTTCAGGGAAAGATTAATACAAACTTTTGGTAAGGTTCTCCAGTATGCATCTCTCTCTTGATAGATTTATACACCGTATCTTTGGGTACTACAGGCTTTGtggtatatattttaaatgctgtttctcGTTCGGATTTTGTGAGCTGAGCACCCTTGGGAATAGTTTAGAACTTCACAGCTGTGTGGTACCTCCGTGCTTAATAAAATCAGCAGGCCTTCCATCTGTTAAAGCACAAGATTATTTTTAGTGTAGTTTCCTTGAAACTTCTACCTCAAACTTCTACCTGAATCAGGTGTTGAAGTCTGAATTTGCAGAGTGGATAGTTGCTGATGCATGGGATGATGCGTACCTTCCCTAAGCaccctccttctccctcctcccagctcaGCTCAAATCCGTTCCAGCTGAAATCAAATAGCAGCTAGTTGTAAGATATGTAAAGTAGTGAAGACCATGCTTCGGAAAGagctgtgccacctccactGTATGAGAAACTCAGCTGCTTCTACCTCGTGAAAgtctgctgtgtttgtgtgcGTGTTGTCGTAGATCTTCTGTTGAGTGCTGCCTAATTTCTTTTGATATCTGACAAACCTCATTGCAAATTGTAGAAGTGGCAGAAAACTTATATAACATGAACTCATAGTAGCAGGTCTGTTATAGTTGTTGAATTgttctgcagttatttttaaagtcCCTCagtatttgctatttttttatataattgaTAGCGTGCAAATTAAACTATGAGCTCGGGCTAAGTATATAGGTTgttccaaaagcaatgcctcctatttatttcagtacaAACTACAACAAgtagaaagagcacaataacactatttgacagagcaagcTCTCATCTACAGAGCCTTGGGTAGGATTGGGCTCCAGGTCTGCACCTGCTAGGTGCTTCTGCCTCTCTCCCAGTGGGACTGTGGAGGTGAAGTTTGAgtccaacagcagcagcttcctcaACAGCAGCACTTGATGGGTGCAGTTAGAGGGGCTCCTCTTTTTTGCTGTCCTCTCAGGCTAGATAAAGACTGTGGTGAGTGCCTCATCTGAGTGGGGATAATAGGAATAGGCAAGGAGACCACTTAAAATCTAGCTAGTTTTTAAGTGTATGCTAACAGCTTGGCCAGTAAGCATATCCTATGTATGACTCTGTGAGAGGCCTGTCTCTATCGGATACCACATAAAGCTAGGCAGCAGAAAGCGTCATGCACTTCTCTCCAGTTAAAACTGCATGGATTTGAGGGAATTGCACTGTTATGTCTCTCGTAGTGCTGGATGATTCCTCTTTTCCAGCAAGGTTCGTATCTGTGCTGACAGAATACTTCAGGTCACTACTAAAAGTGATGCAGCTATACCAACGCTTATCGCTCCCAACTCAGCACTAGGCAGACTTGCACATGAAGAACTGATCTGGAAAACAAGGTgagcaaagaaagaatgaatACAGAAATGCCTTCAGTCATGTTCAGATGCTGTAGGTCTTCCTGTTCTACCTTTCCTTATCTGTGGATAAGTAGTGGCAGTAATGCCCACCTTAATCATTTATGTAGCTATATGAATACTtccaaattatttctctttgttgttgAACCACTTTTGGAGGGTGGATGACAGTTCATCACCCCGACGGTGATGCTGTGTCTTGTGcaaatagaaaacaattcaGGTTAATGCATATTTTAAGTGATAATGCTTTCAAGGTGACACTTCTGTTTGATGTTTATCTGCAGAAATTGGAACAATCTGACTTGGATAACTGGGAGAACATCAGAGGACCCCAGCTGTGGGAAGATTCCAGGGCTGTTCAGAAGCAGCGGCGGGAGGCTGCCCGTCTCAAGACAGAGTGATTGAGCAAGTCTGCTTTGCTGTCTACAGAGCCAAGTATCAGGCTGGACTACCTTATTTTCTAATCCAGCATCAGGAACAGATTTGGGACAGAAGAATTGCCCTGAGCCATTCATGCCACTATGTATATAACTAAATGTGAGATCAAACCAAAAAGCACTATGTTGTATGAAGTTCTTTGTTTGCATCCATTTGCACAGAATTCTACAGGCTGTATATGAGAgttctcaattaaaaaaaaaaaaaaaaaaaaaaaaaagctgattttggGACTAtcacagttttcctttttctttgtttttcaacaaCTGCAGTTCAAAAGTGAGGTGCTTCAGCAAGAGTTCACATTTCAAGAGTCATTTCTCAGTGCCACAGTGAAAACAACAGTGCTGTCATCTTGATGTGTGTGACCAGATAAGTGCTGCTTTGGAGAGCCCCTGCGTGACTTCAAGCTCTTAAGCTTGGAAGGAACTCCACAGGCATATGAACTGTTCAGAAACAGTGAGCTTGTTTTTTGCTAAATAATattcttgtgtttctttttcaggaacTTGTCTGtacagcactgtgtgcagagTGTCAGCTGGTAATTGGTCAAGTTGCATTTATTTAGCTATGGgctgatttttttattagtttaaCTATCAATGTCTGCATGCAGGCAGGACCTTTGTGTTGGAGCTTCTCAGCTTAAGTTACCAAGACCTGTGCAGTTTTCATGTGAGCAAGCATTGCAACAACATCTTCCTGAAGCACTGTGTAGTGATAAAGCGCATCTTACGTGTATGATTAAGTGTATATTTGTTCACATGCATGGAAATGCTTACCTTTTGATGAATTATTCAGAACtgtctttttgtctttgctgcttATTTGCTATTAGAGGAGGACATGCTTCTTCAGAGGAATGGAGCACTAGAGCACTGATTAACAGTAGATTCTGGATTCAGAGTATTCAGTGATGCCTTTAGGTAGAAACCTTGGGAACTCACAAACGTGtggcttttctctctgcagaggATTTGTCAAATGCAATTGAAATGTACTTTCGGACACTTTATTCAGGGGTAGCTTCCATGTGCTCATGTAAATCTTCCCTCAACATGTAGTTTTTTCAGTCTCTGGTGATAAGGTCCAGTCTTTCTCTAAGGAAGAGGAATCTACCTTGATTTTTGAAGAGTTTGAGAAGCAAGTCATAAAGCAGTAAGTAAAATGTGTTAGCCATGTTTTCTTCAGGCTTTCTCCTGACAGAGTTGTGAAGACCATCGGAATGTGTATCTCATCTGGAACAAGGCTGGAGCTGTTTAGTGTGTTTCCCTGTGCAGAATCATAGATATACCTTTGCTTCTAAATAAATGTGctagcaaataaaaataaccatGCGAGGaccaggaggagcagtgcaagACAAGGCAGATGTATATGCTGTAAGGAAATTATTATAAAAACCTAGAATATGGGGACATTAACCTTTGCTACAACTAGAGAAGAAGGAACATTTCATTGTTTCTACATTCTTTTTTACCTAGAAGTTAATATGATGTTCTCAGGCCAATAAGATATAAAATAGGACAAATAAGGAGCAACTCAAACTACCTAGCTTCCTAAGCATCTTCTCAGCTCCTAAATTCAAATTCTGGTGCAGCTCCACTGGCAGCAGCAAGATTGATTGCTCAGAGTGCAGTAAGTGCAGTgacagccttctctgagctaGAGCTCCTGCTAACACTAGCACCACGGTGGCTACTAAGGTACAAGTTAGGCCACAGGAATTGCTTCCTTACACTGCCTGGTATGGACCCATCTTATATGGATTCATGTCTATTCCAGAGGAAGTGTCTTCCTTTCTCAGCCTTGATTGAAGTCGCCTTTATTTTGCAGACGGTGAGGAATCAGTAGCTCCCAGTCTTGCAACACTGGCTCACGTTATGGATGAATACTACCCCTGAAATAAGCACATGGCTTTCTAGGAACAGCACATAGGAAAAGTTAACCTCTTCCTTCACGGGAAGAAGATATTTCTCTTTCATGAAGCCCTTATGTGTATCACATTCCTTCATGGCCAaatcacacacagaaaacaaccCATGTATTTTTAGGAAATTGATACAAGGGGTATTTTGGAATCAGTAAtcttattttaacatttttggaATGTGGTTGCAATTAATTCTGTGGAGAACGCTTTTAATGTTGTGATTTAGGACCCAGTTTTGGCTTTTGATATTTCTTCGTGGGTTGCTGTGTTCCCCAACTTCACTTTCACAGGTGCTGTATTTCTTATAGTTTCCGAGGGCATATTTGTAACTGCCTTTGAAATGACATCTCTGGAAAGTGATGGAATTATCTCAGCATCAATGAACAAAAATGCCGTGCagttggaaaacattttaacttGCCCCTTCTCTTCACAACACACGTGAAGTGATAGTCCCCGTTGGACTGAATATTTAGCCATCTTCTACTTAAAAAAtcctactttctttttttcttcctctattgattcatttttgaattaaaacaaCAATACCAAAAAACCGCAGTAACATTTGGCAGGTTCAGAAGCTGTCTTCTTCATAAAGTGGGTAGAGCTGCCTCAGGAATTTCTCCTTATTGCCATGCATTTGGACGACAGCCTCGTGTCTTATGCTGTGCTTTTCTCAGCAACAGAATTGGAAATAATACTTGTGAAAGTACCAGACTGAGAGAGAGACTATTAAAGTCTCTTAAGTTGTCACACACCCTGAAGTAAAAGACACTCCAGAAACGAGGAGAATTGTAGTTCATAACACAAGAGAGAGAGGCAAACGTTAGTTGGTTTGAGATTCATGCTTATTTTGgctgtttatttttgaattatCCTTCTGAAAGCCACTTCTGATCATCTCCAGGGTacctggggacagccctgctAATTCCTGATTTGTCAATCTGAGCATCCAGCACCTGTGGCTGAGACTCCAGAGGTGATGAATTACAGCTGTCTCCAGGATCGGAGagcttta contains the following coding sequences:
- the COX16 gene encoding COX16 cytochrome c oxidase assembly homolog isoform X4, whose protein sequence is MSKVRICADRILQVTTKSDAAIPTLIAPNSALGRLAHEELIWKTRNWNNLTWITGRTSEDPSCGKIPGLFRSSGGRLPVSRQSD